From Thalassotalea euphylliae, the proteins below share one genomic window:
- a CDS encoding ABC transporter substrate-binding protein: MHLSATPIPDSHIKVYLPSLPYLYVSHAINGALLKPANNARAWDYDLATSHQQISDKIYQFTLRKGVVFQDGTPFNADAVLENMRYFKEKPFSFSPFHQVYDYTEKVDDYTVRFHLTEKYGSFINDVIWLHFYTTAYLEKFGWNGKATCPNLAEPGPYGIGPYILTEGYIEGDRRTKKAVLQANPNYYDKDLVNVEKVTVFTELDTNIALEDIADNEGGLDIMPIPVTEVSNIMTSAYAKLVSGPSNDNIAVHINMITGNPKLKDKQVRLALNRALNQSGIVKNSFYGFAETKPTLASPNFPGVGDIAQDLKPFSALEHPKDARNELKQLLNGLTLKVLTQERFMFLWKSIDRDLRKVGVKLEFEITQNENVIFEQLLSTNAGQNTKDWDLLVWGDDDWYFNHPWSAFFVYQTDSVWSTVSPDQTMNTYISDMFKETINTPASTAIIGKIMQRAYDNAYMLFVPAPKKVLAVNQEVMFEPYKMATLPLWEVTVSDQHWSLQQ; encoded by the coding sequence ATGCATTTGAGTGCAACCCCTATTCCCGATTCACATATCAAAGTTTACCTACCTAGTTTGCCTTACCTGTATGTCTCTCACGCAATTAACGGCGCACTGCTAAAACCCGCTAATAATGCCCGCGCTTGGGACTATGATTTAGCGACGTCACATCAACAAATAAGCGACAAGATTTATCAGTTTACCCTCCGCAAGGGCGTCGTATTCCAAGATGGCACACCATTTAATGCCGATGCGGTGTTGGAAAACATGCGCTACTTCAAAGAAAAGCCATTCTCATTTAGCCCGTTCCATCAAGTGTATGACTACACCGAAAAAGTGGATGACTACACGGTTCGTTTTCACTTAACAGAAAAGTACGGCTCATTTATCAACGATGTGATTTGGCTGCATTTTTATACGACCGCTTATCTAGAGAAATTTGGTTGGAATGGCAAGGCCACCTGCCCTAACCTGGCTGAGCCTGGTCCCTACGGCATTGGCCCATATATTCTGACAGAAGGTTACATAGAGGGGGATCGCCGCACCAAAAAAGCAGTCTTGCAGGCTAACCCAAACTATTATGATAAAGACTTGGTTAATGTTGAAAAAGTAACCGTATTTACTGAGCTAGATACGAATATTGCCTTAGAAGACATCGCTGATAACGAAGGGGGGCTTGATATTATGCCGATCCCGGTGACAGAAGTGTCTAATATCATGACCTCAGCCTATGCCAAACTCGTCAGTGGCCCCTCAAACGACAATATCGCTGTGCATATCAATATGATCACAGGTAACCCTAAGTTAAAAGATAAGCAAGTAAGGCTAGCACTGAATCGCGCGCTTAATCAAAGCGGCATAGTGAAAAACTCTTTCTATGGCTTTGCGGAAACTAAACCGACGCTGGCATCGCCAAACTTTCCTGGGGTGGGTGATATTGCGCAAGATTTAAAACCGTTTTCAGCACTTGAGCACCCTAAAGATGCGCGCAATGAGCTTAAACAATTGCTCAATGGCTTAACATTAAAAGTGTTAACACAAGAGCGCTTTATGTTCCTGTGGAAGTCCATTGACCGTGATTTGCGTAAAGTTGGCGTTAAGCTTGAATTTGAGATCACGCAAAATGAGAATGTCATCTTTGAACAGCTGCTCAGTACCAATGCTGGGCAAAATACCAAAGATTGGGATTTACTCGTGTGGGGCGATGACGATTGGTATTTCAACCACCCATGGTCAGCTTTTTTTGTCTATCAAACCGACAGTGTCTGGAGCACAGTTAGCCCAGATCAAACCATGAATACCTACATTAGTGATATGTTCAAAGAGACCATTAACACACCAGCATCCACGGCAATCATCGGCAAAATTATGCAACGTGCTTATGACAACGCTTATATGCTTTTTGTACCGGCTCCGAAAAAAGTACTTGCGGTTAATCAAGAAGTGATGTTTGAACCCTACAAGATGGCGACTCTGCCACTTTGGGAAGTTACCGTGAGCGACCAACACTGGTCACTCCAACAATAA
- a CDS encoding isocitrate dehydrogenase produces the protein MAKQTITVIPGDGIGPDIIDATIKVLDKAGCDFEYEYADAGLVALEKHGELVPEETLELIKKNKITLKGPLTTPVGEGFTSINVTLRKQFQLYANMRPVISFKGTKARYDNIDIITIRENTQGMYSGLGQTVSDCGETAEAMSQITREGAERIVEFAYETARKEGRKKVTAVHKANILKSTSGLFLKVAREVGERYPDIESAEMIVDNCCMQLVMNPEQFDVIVTTNLFGDILSDLCAGLVGGLGMAPGANIGEDCAIFEAVHGSAPDIAGKNLANPTSVILAAIQMLEYLEMGDKAQAIRNAITQVIESGDRTTRDLGGSHGTTDFTDAVLERL, from the coding sequence ATGGCTAAGCAAACTATCACGGTAATTCCTGGTGACGGTATCGGTCCTGATATTATCGATGCGACAATTAAAGTTTTAGATAAAGCAGGTTGTGATTTTGAATACGAATACGCTGATGCAGGTCTTGTAGCGCTTGAAAAGCACGGTGAATTAGTTCCAGAAGAAACGTTAGAGCTGATTAAAAAGAACAAAATCACGCTTAAAGGCCCATTAACAACGCCAGTGGGCGAAGGCTTTACTTCAATCAACGTAACTTTACGCAAGCAATTCCAACTATACGCCAACATGCGTCCGGTAATTTCTTTCAAAGGCACAAAAGCACGTTACGACAACATCGATATCATTACCATTCGTGAAAATACGCAAGGTATGTACTCTGGCCTAGGTCAAACGGTTTCTGACTGTGGTGAAACAGCAGAAGCAATGAGCCAAATTACCCGTGAAGGTGCAGAGCGCATTGTTGAGTTCGCCTACGAAACCGCACGTAAAGAAGGCCGCAAGAAAGTAACGGCTGTGCACAAAGCGAACATCCTTAAATCAACATCTGGCTTATTCTTAAAAGTAGCTCGTGAAGTGGGTGAGCGTTATCCAGATATCGAGTCTGCTGAAATGATCGTCGATAACTGCTGTATGCAGCTAGTGATGAACCCAGAGCAATTTGATGTGATCGTAACCACTAACCTATTTGGCGATATTTTATCTGACTTATGTGCAGGTTTAGTTGGCGGTTTAGGTATGGCGCCTGGTGCCAACATCGGTGAAGACTGTGCAATTTTCGAAGCCGTTCACGGCAGTGCACCAGACATTGCAGGCAAAAACTTAGCGAACCCAACATCTGTTATTCTTGCAGCAATTCAAATGCTTGAATACCTAGAAATGGGCGACAAAGCACAAGCCATTCGCAACGCCATTACACAAGTTATCGAATCTGGCGACCGCACAACACGCGACTTAGGCGGTTCTCACGGTACGACTGACTTCACTGACGCAGTGTTAGAGCGTTTGTAA
- a CDS encoding DUF3192 domain-containing protein produces MSKKVIFRILLALAAYGLFVLLVVNFYDDDPANMKWEDREAFNRQYIAKLQLDNFTFEQALENLGSPDITEAKKVDNVNYQVMFYRTQHVKSDGITTQEECTPLLFSNGLLTAIGNVAYEQFKSL; encoded by the coding sequence ATGAGTAAAAAAGTTATCTTCCGAATTTTATTGGCATTAGCAGCTTACGGTCTTTTTGTGCTGTTAGTCGTCAATTTTTATGACGACGATCCAGCAAATATGAAATGGGAAGATCGCGAAGCGTTTAACCGTCAGTACATTGCCAAATTGCAATTAGACAACTTTACGTTTGAACAAGCGTTAGAAAATTTGGGCAGCCCAGATATCACCGAAGCCAAAAAAGTCGATAATGTTAACTATCAAGTGATGTTCTACCGTACCCAGCACGTTAAATCAGATGGTATTACTACCCAAGAAGAGTGCACTCCACTGCTATTCAGTAATGGGTTGTTAACCGCCATCGGCAATGTTGCCTACGAGCAGTTTAAGTCGCTGTAA
- the xni gene encoding flap endonuclease Xni, which yields MTAHVVLIDALNLIRRIYAVQERPFLLNNELSESTKQQVLFNTAQASANAVANILEFLTPTHGVAVFDSEQPCWRYQLYPDYKKGRKKMPEHLAAKLSDIQDAFLAKGIDSIEPEEDEADDVIATLAIKVALRNQKVTIVSTDKCFLSLINENIQVYDYFNRRFLDDNYIEQKFSVKSSQLIDLWALTGDSTNKIPGVAGIGQITAAELIKDHGSINAILAADKLKSSVQQKLEQGKEMLKLSHQLLTLKQNIPLGFNLKDIRLITV from the coding sequence ATGACAGCACATGTAGTACTCATTGATGCGCTCAATTTAATTCGGCGCATCTATGCTGTGCAAGAACGTCCTTTCCTGCTCAATAATGAGCTGTCGGAAAGTACCAAGCAGCAAGTGCTTTTTAACACAGCGCAAGCTTCGGCGAACGCTGTGGCAAATATATTGGAATTTTTAACGCCAACGCATGGTGTTGCCGTGTTTGATAGTGAGCAACCATGCTGGCGTTATCAGCTTTATCCTGACTACAAAAAAGGCCGTAAAAAAATGCCTGAGCATTTGGCGGCTAAGCTCAGCGATATTCAAGACGCCTTTCTCGCCAAAGGAATCGACTCGATTGAGCCAGAAGAAGATGAAGCCGACGATGTGATTGCGACACTTGCCATTAAGGTTGCGCTGCGCAATCAAAAAGTCACTATTGTCTCGACCGACAAGTGTTTCTTGTCATTGATTAATGAAAATATTCAAGTCTACGATTATTTTAATCGCCGATTTCTGGATGATAACTACATCGAACAAAAGTTTAGTGTGAAATCAAGCCAGCTTATTGATTTATGGGCGCTCACCGGTGACAGCACGAATAAGATTCCGGGGGTCGCGGGCATTGGCCAAATTACGGCGGCAGAGCTCATTAAAGATCACGGCTCAATAAATGCGATATTAGCGGCTGACAAACTAAAATCATCTGTTCAGCAAAAATTAGAGCAAGGTAAAGAGATGCTAAAACTTAGCCATCAACTGCTAACGCTCAAGCAAAATATACCACTGGGCTTTAACCTCAAAGATATCCGCCTAATAACTGTTTAG
- the ppnN gene encoding nucleotide 5'-monophosphate nucleosidase PpnN gives MKTLINPVGNMNLLSQIEVDQLQESAESKLFQLYRNCSLAVLNVGSHTDDAEEIYQQFLDFQIKVLRIERGVKLELTNPPQDAFVDNKIIRGIREHLSAVLRDILFINDKYDALCDSLSCESEKTTHIVFDILRNANAILPESVPGLITCWGGHSINTTEYKYTKEVGYQLGLRGFNICTGCGPGAMKGPMKGATIGHAKQRNLTGRYLGLTEPSIIAAEPPNPIVNELIIMPDIEKRLEAFVRLSHGIIIFPGGAGTAEEFLYILGIMLNEKNSEQRLPIILTGPKESEAYFQEIDKFVVATLGKQVRRLYRIIIDDAPAVARALTQEVEQVLADRKSRGDAFHFNWSLEIDQEFQQPFEPTHENMANLTVKSDMDTAALAANLRRIFSGIVAGNVKANGIKAIREHGPFVISGEEKIMSLMDKLLDSFVKQQRMKLPGSEYIPCYRVAQSSPGEPA, from the coding sequence ATGAAAACGTTAATTAACCCTGTTGGCAACATGAATTTATTGTCACAAATCGAAGTAGATCAATTACAAGAATCAGCAGAGAGTAAACTCTTTCAGCTTTATCGCAATTGTTCGCTGGCGGTATTAAATGTTGGTAGTCACACCGACGATGCGGAAGAAATTTATCAGCAATTTTTAGATTTTCAAATCAAAGTACTGCGTATTGAACGGGGGGTGAAACTGGAGTTGACCAACCCGCCGCAAGACGCGTTTGTCGACAACAAAATTATTCGCGGTATTCGCGAGCACCTGTCTGCTGTGCTGCGCGATATTTTATTTATCAATGATAAGTATGATGCCCTGTGCGATAGCTTATCGTGCGAAAGTGAAAAAACCACCCACATCGTCTTCGATATTTTGCGCAACGCCAACGCGATTTTACCTGAATCAGTGCCCGGTTTAATCACCTGCTGGGGTGGCCACTCCATCAATACAACGGAATACAAGTACACCAAAGAAGTGGGCTATCAGCTAGGGTTGCGCGGCTTTAACATTTGTACTGGTTGTGGCCCCGGCGCCATGAAAGGTCCAATGAAAGGCGCCACCATTGGCCATGCTAAGCAACGTAACCTCACTGGTCGTTATCTCGGGCTTACCGAGCCAAGTATTATTGCCGCTGAGCCACCCAATCCAATTGTTAATGAACTAATTATTATGCCGGATATTGAAAAGCGCCTAGAAGCCTTTGTGCGTTTGTCTCACGGCATTATTATCTTCCCCGGCGGCGCCGGCACCGCAGAAGAATTTTTATACATTCTTGGCATTATGCTCAATGAGAAAAACAGCGAGCAACGTTTGCCGATTATTTTAACTGGCCCGAAAGAAAGCGAGGCATACTTTCAAGAAATTGATAAATTCGTTGTCGCGACACTTGGTAAACAAGTGCGCAGGCTTTACCGCATCATCATCGACGATGCGCCCGCAGTGGCCCGCGCCCTAACCCAAGAAGTTGAGCAGGTATTAGCGGATAGAAAGAGCCGTGGCGACGCTTTCCACTTCAATTGGTCATTAGAAATTGATCAGGAATTTCAACAACCATTTGAACCAACCCATGAGAACATGGCAAACTTAACCGTAAAAAGTGATATGGATACTGCCGCTTTAGCCGCCAACTTACGCCGAATATTTTCGGGCATCGTTGCTGGTAACGTTAAAGCGAACGGTATTAAGGCCATTAGGGAACATGGCCCGTTTGTAATTTCTGGGGAAGAGAAAATTATGTCGTTAATGGATAAGTTGCTCGATTCATTTGTCAAACAACAGCGCATGAAACTGCCAGGAAGTGAATATATTCCTTGCTATCGCGTTGCCCAGTCTAGTCCGGGCGAGCCTGCATGA
- a CDS encoding GGDEF domain-containing protein translates to MSETSAFQSQLRQLKAKLDASIQARSTLEEDFNKRSILLTDFLVKLSRLSKGQDLELDNRMAKLRAMLKKSAPLPDVEKELANVSKLLTQQAGKNESNIRALHQKFHGAGTTLQKAKGLPPQSRRSLRALLTENVETKDTVVQYVPQLNELLAIYGEVLAAKDNIQVSGKAHAAMRSNTVQTNKAKTSALLGNDNGAFNDPIAQSSAKGFIERITAILSSIKLSEQLQQKLNQLKNELSHTQHIDDSLLNNIVAVLNLVAQDMEQERKTAKTFLSTLSGALSKVQRAVTSTLSNSQGHRSEQEQINTRLSTQLGDIADVIDSSPSLTEAKAELMAKFEGITQTIDQKNAVELNYFEQLEQQLVAMRTKVSELEKQSKHFEQRMLEQQRMSLQDALTKLNNRAAFDEYFSKQMARFNHQQMELAVAVIDLDDFKQINDTYGHTAGDKTLQVIAATLTKTLTQNAFIARYGGEEFVLVFESLNQIEVMAALENLRKTVAKLPFKFRNNKVNITTSIGVTHIKHGDNIHLAFERADQALYQAKHQGKNQIIYAQ, encoded by the coding sequence ATGAGTGAAACGTCTGCTTTTCAGAGTCAACTTCGTCAATTAAAAGCCAAACTTGATGCGTCAATTCAAGCACGCTCAACGCTGGAAGAGGACTTTAATAAACGCTCTATCCTATTAACCGACTTTCTCGTTAAGCTTTCCCGTTTATCTAAAGGCCAAGATCTCGAGCTAGATAACCGCATGGCAAAGCTACGTGCCATGTTAAAGAAAAGTGCGCCGTTACCTGATGTCGAGAAAGAGCTAGCCAATGTGTCCAAACTATTGACTCAACAGGCAGGTAAAAACGAGTCTAACATTCGCGCTTTACATCAAAAATTTCACGGTGCGGGCACTACCTTACAAAAAGCCAAAGGTTTACCGCCGCAATCTCGTCGCAGCTTGAGAGCACTGCTAACAGAAAACGTAGAGACCAAAGATACGGTAGTGCAGTACGTGCCTCAGTTAAATGAATTATTGGCGATTTACGGTGAAGTGCTGGCCGCTAAAGACAATATTCAAGTAAGCGGCAAAGCACATGCAGCAATGCGGTCTAACACGGTTCAGACAAACAAAGCTAAGACAAGCGCCCTGCTTGGCAATGACAATGGCGCCTTTAATGACCCCATTGCCCAAAGCAGTGCCAAAGGCTTTATTGAACGTATTACTGCTATTTTGAGTAGCATCAAGCTATCAGAGCAATTACAGCAAAAGCTAAATCAATTAAAAAACGAGTTAAGTCACACGCAACATATTGACGATAGCCTGCTCAACAACATAGTCGCTGTGCTCAATTTAGTAGCGCAAGATATGGAGCAAGAGCGCAAAACGGCCAAAACCTTTTTATCTACGCTCTCTGGTGCCTTGTCAAAAGTGCAACGCGCGGTCACCTCAACCTTGTCAAATTCGCAAGGTCACCGCAGTGAACAAGAGCAAATTAATACAAGGCTCAGTACCCAATTGGGCGATATTGCCGACGTGATTGACTCGTCGCCCAGCTTAACCGAGGCCAAAGCTGAACTTATGGCGAAATTCGAAGGGATTACGCAAACCATTGACCAGAAAAATGCCGTAGAGCTCAACTACTTTGAACAGCTTGAACAACAATTAGTGGCAATGCGCACTAAAGTGAGTGAACTGGAAAAGCAAAGTAAGCATTTCGAACAACGCATGTTAGAGCAGCAGCGGATGAGCCTGCAAGACGCCTTAACCAAACTCAACAATCGCGCTGCGTTTGACGAATATTTTAGCAAGCAAATGGCGCGCTTTAATCATCAACAAATGGAGCTGGCCGTTGCGGTTATTGATTTAGACGACTTTAAGCAAATCAATGACACTTATGGTCATACCGCCGGTGATAAAACACTGCAAGTCATCGCCGCAACCCTCACCAAAACCCTAACCCAAAACGCCTTTATCGCACGCTACGGCGGTGAAGAGTTTGTACTCGTGTTTGAATCACTTAACCAAATCGAAGTGATGGCAGCATTGGAAAACCTGCGTAAAACGGTGGCCAAGTTGCCGTTTAAATTTAGAAACAATAAAGTCAATATCACGACATCTATTGGCGTTACTCACATCAAGCATGGTGATAACATTCACTTAGCGTTTGAGCGCGCCGATCAAGCCCTCTACCAAGCAAAACACCAAGGTAAAAACCAAATTATCTACGCACAATAA
- a CDS encoding M61 family metallopeptidase — MNKIIKRLSPIALIMASAFSQAAFADVKVNIDLSEAEHHYAKVKLVLPASNQSSIDLKLPTWRTGRYEILNLANGIREFNVKDSDIAWQKVDKDTWRISGDLSDGVDVSYQIYANQLGFRTRHVDDSHAFLDASGVVMYTDETRDDKHVIQLKVPRKWRSVSGLEKGRNKHQFIAADYDLLIDSPIETGINDFYKFDVDGRDYELVIWGKGNYDAEQMVEDLEKIVEQGDAIWSDYPFERYVFMVHATSGARGATEHINSTIIQRDRYTFAERKDYLSFLGTAAHEFVHTWNVKQYRPEGLVPYDYQGENYANLLWLSEGSTSYLQNQLLMRGDIMTNKEWLEHLARRINSYLRKPGRDSQSVAEASFDKWISEGGDYHKNHSVNIYSEGFLVSWMLDFDILEKTALKQSYRNVHDILYKEFSIPKTFNDQDVRNILKRVTGEDYQAWWAENVDGHAKPDFDQLLAKAGLEISYGKDDKTKAWSGISTKADTNGLKVTSVEKNSPAWRAGLTTDDIIVAIDGLRMKDKDLTKRLSNFKPKQKVTFTFFRRDQLVTKTVTLGELPAGKLKVQPMADATAAQKALYQAWTGLAFPEK; from the coding sequence ATGAACAAAATCATTAAGCGCTTATCACCTATCGCGCTCATCATGGCGAGTGCTTTTTCTCAAGCGGCTTTTGCCGATGTTAAAGTGAATATCGATTTATCTGAAGCAGAGCATCATTACGCAAAAGTTAAGCTTGTGTTACCTGCTTCAAACCAATCATCCATTGATCTAAAACTACCAACCTGGCGCACAGGTCGCTATGAAATTCTCAACCTTGCCAACGGCATTCGCGAATTTAATGTTAAAGACAGCGATATAGCTTGGCAAAAAGTCGACAAAGACACCTGGCGTATTTCGGGTGACTTGAGTGATGGCGTAGATGTGAGCTACCAAATTTATGCCAATCAACTGGGCTTTAGAACTCGCCATGTCGACGATAGCCACGCGTTTTTAGACGCCTCAGGTGTGGTCATGTACACCGATGAAACGCGCGATGATAAACACGTTATCCAGCTTAAAGTTCCGAGAAAATGGCGCAGTGTTTCAGGGTTAGAAAAAGGCAGAAACAAACACCAGTTTATCGCCGCTGATTACGACTTGCTGATAGATTCGCCGATTGAAACGGGTATCAATGACTTTTATAAATTTGACGTAGACGGCCGTGATTACGAGTTAGTGATTTGGGGCAAAGGTAACTACGATGCCGAACAAATGGTTGAAGACTTAGAAAAAATAGTCGAACAAGGTGACGCTATTTGGTCTGACTACCCATTCGAACGTTACGTGTTTATGGTGCACGCAACCAGTGGCGCGCGCGGTGCGACTGAGCATATTAACTCAACCATTATCCAGCGCGATCGCTACACCTTTGCCGAGCGTAAAGATTATTTGAGCTTTTTAGGCACAGCAGCACATGAATTTGTTCACACCTGGAACGTGAAGCAATATCGCCCAGAAGGGCTAGTGCCATACGATTACCAAGGTGAGAACTACGCTAACCTGTTGTGGTTATCTGAAGGCTCTACCAGCTACTTGCAAAACCAGCTGTTAATGCGCGGCGATATCATGACCAACAAAGAGTGGTTGGAGCACCTTGCTCGTCGTATCAATAGCTATTTGAGAAAGCCGGGTCGAGACAGTCAATCAGTGGCTGAGGCGAGCTTCGACAAATGGATCAGCGAAGGCGGTGATTACCATAAAAACCACAGCGTGAATATTTACTCGGAAGGCTTTTTGGTTTCTTGGATGTTGGATTTTGACATCCTCGAAAAAACAGCGCTAAAACAAAGCTATCGCAATGTGCATGATATTTTGTACAAGGAATTTAGCATTCCAAAAACCTTCAACGACCAAGATGTTCGCAACATTCTTAAACGCGTGACTGGTGAAGATTACCAAGCATGGTGGGCTGAGAACGTTGATGGTCATGCCAAACCCGATTTTGATCAGCTACTGGCCAAAGCGGGTTTAGAAATTAGTTATGGTAAAGATGATAAAACCAAAGCATGGTCAGGTATTTCAACGAAAGCTGATACCAATGGTTTAAAAGTCACGAGTGTTGAAAAAAATAGTCCAGCGTGGCGCGCAGGGTTGACTACTGACGATATTATCGTTGCGATTGACGGCTTGCGCATGAAAGATAAAGACCTAACGAAACGCTTGAGCAACTTTAAACCCAAGCAAAAGGTGACCTTTACTTTCTTCCGTCGTGATCAGCTGGTTACTAAAACGGTAACACTTGGCGAGCTACCAGCAGGTAAGCTAAAGGTACAGCCAATGGCAGATGCTACAGCAGCACAAAAAGCGCTATACCAAGCGTGGACTGGTTTAGCATTTCCTGAGAAATAA
- the queF gene encoding NADPH-dependent 7-cyano-7-deazaguanine reductase QueF (Catalyzes the NADPH-dependent reduction of 7-cyano-7-deazaguanine (preQ0) to 7-aminomethyl-7-deazaguanine (preQ1) in queuosine biosynthesis) has protein sequence MAKYQNSDLLEGLTLGKATDYSNQYDPSLLQGVPRSLNRDDLDIDQSKLPFFGEDIWYGYEVSWLNAKGKPVVAVAEFQFPCSSDNLIESKSFKLYLNSFNQTRFDSQAQVIEHMTNDLSKVAGAHATVRLFPVDNCPPLAIAATKATCIDELDVEIEQYQYQPTLLADATDKDKKQVTEQLVSHLLKSNCLITNQPDWASVYISYTGNEIDKEKLLKYLISFRDHNEFHEQCVERIYCDIQQFCNPKYLTVFARYTRRGGLDINPYRSSLPSNAPTSRTLRQ, from the coding sequence ATGGCAAAGTATCAAAATAGTGACCTATTAGAAGGTTTAACGTTAGGAAAAGCAACAGATTATAGCAACCAGTATGATCCAAGCTTATTGCAAGGCGTACCACGTAGCCTGAATCGCGATGATTTAGACATTGACCAAAGTAAGCTCCCATTTTTCGGTGAAGATATTTGGTACGGCTACGAGGTTTCTTGGCTAAATGCTAAAGGCAAGCCCGTGGTTGCTGTGGCAGAATTTCAATTTCCTTGTTCGAGCGATAATTTAATTGAATCTAAGTCGTTCAAATTGTATCTAAACAGCTTCAATCAGACGCGTTTTGATAGCCAAGCGCAAGTCATTGAGCATATGACCAATGACTTATCGAAAGTGGCGGGCGCTCATGCAACGGTACGTTTATTCCCTGTCGATAACTGCCCACCACTGGCTATCGCGGCAACAAAGGCCACTTGTATTGATGAGCTAGATGTGGAGATTGAGCAATACCAATATCAGCCAACGCTTTTAGCTGATGCTACGGACAAGGATAAAAAACAAGTGACCGAACAATTGGTTAGCCACTTGTTAAAATCGAATTGCTTAATTACCAATCAGCCAGATTGGGCTAGTGTTTATATCAGCTACACGGGCAATGAAATCGATAAAGAGAAGCTACTCAAGTACCTAATCTCATTTCGTGATCACAATGAATTTCACGAACAGTGTGTCGAACGCATCTATTGTGATATTCAGCAGTTTTGTAACCCTAAGTATTTAACGGTTTTTGCGCGCTATACCCGTCGAGGTGGATTAGATATCAACCCTTATCGCAGTTCGCTGCCGTCGAACGCACCAACCTCGCGCACCTTGAGGCAATAG
- the syd gene encoding SecY-interacting protein has protein sequence MTRPDHDLARQLRSLASGFVSAFQDKHGHLPVVEKDDDWPSPCIKGEYSADANYWQPVDAGDKLSFNNVEQALELSLHPDIKTYFTTFYSESFDLASEDGNLSLLFPWSKADFARLQENIIGHVLMKRKLKQDVTIFFALTDQDDFILSLDNDTGEVWVEQVGKAPHKKLADNLTEFLSQLTPVIYD, from the coding sequence ATGACACGCCCAGACCATGATTTAGCCAGACAATTACGCAGCTTAGCTTCGGGGTTTGTGTCGGCCTTTCAGGATAAACACGGCCATTTACCTGTGGTCGAAAAAGATGATGACTGGCCGTCTCCTTGCATCAAAGGGGAGTATTCGGCAGATGCTAATTACTGGCAGCCAGTGGATGCAGGCGATAAGCTAAGCTTTAACAATGTCGAGCAAGCGCTCGAGCTATCGCTTCATCCGGATATAAAAACCTATTTCACCACGTTTTACAGCGAAAGTTTCGACTTAGCCTCTGAAGACGGTAATTTGAGCTTGCTTTTCCCGTGGAGTAAAGCTGATTTTGCTCGCCTACAAGAAAATATTATTGGCCATGTGCTCATGAAACGTAAACTCAAGCAGGACGTGACTATTTTCTTTGCACTTACGGATCAAGACGACTTTATTTTATCGTTAGATAACGACACTGGCGAAGTGTGGGTAGAGCAGGTAGGTAAAGCGCCGCATAAAAAACTCGCAGATAACTTAACTGAATTTCTCAGCCAGTTAACACCTGTTATTTATGACTAG
- a CDS encoding DUF3192 domain-containing protein — protein sequence MKKSLVLLLTALPLTMALSGCVVSVGGDDDHYGYDLGDREYENRKKIARLQLNTPFADVQSRLGVADFNEVYQKEGENVQVLYYRTNRKHKDGITTKDECTPLIFRDGLLVSWGEMAYAQL from the coding sequence ATGAAAAAGTCACTTGTTTTACTATTAACAGCCTTACCATTAACGATGGCATTAAGTGGCTGTGTGGTTTCGGTTGGTGGTGATGATGATCACTACGGCTACGATTTAGGTGATCGGGAATACGAAAACCGTAAAAAGATCGCACGCTTACAATTGAACACACCATTTGCTGACGTTCAATCGCGTTTGGGCGTAGCTGATTTTAACGAAGTGTATCAAAAAGAAGGCGAAAACGTGCAGGTGCTCTACTACCGTACGAACCGCAAGCATAAAGACGGCATCACCACCAAAGATGAATGTACACCGCTAATTTTTCGCGACGGGTTATTGGTCAGCTGGGGTGAAATGGCCTATGCACAGCTCTAG